In one window of Helianthus annuus cultivar XRQ/B chromosome 17, HanXRQr2.0-SUNRISE, whole genome shotgun sequence DNA:
- the LOC110930943 gene encoding dof zinc finger protein DOF1.5: MADVHEGHDSTRFKLFGKMINVQAMSEFKEEPANKSEDDEDNDDDQTLANKRPDKIMPCPRCKSMETKFCYFNNYNVNQPRHFCKGCQRYWTAGGALRNVPVGAGRRKAKPPFGHGLLSNSFSEVSASGVHFDGVVEWQMAAQGCYQHLFPVKRRRNSTGDS, encoded by the coding sequence ATGGCAGATGTTCATGAAGGTCACGATTCAACACGTTTCAAGTTATTTGGTAAGATGATTAACGTGCAAGCGATGAGCGAATTCAAAGAAGAACCCGCAAATAAATCAGAAGACGACGAAGACAACGACGATGATCAAACTTTAGCGAATAAGAGGCCGGATAAGATCATGCCATGTCCTAGGTGCAAAAGTATGGAGACAAAATTTTGTTACTTCAACAACTACAATGTTAATCAGCCTAGACACTTTTGCAAAGGGTGTCAAAGGTACTGGACAGCTGGTGGGGCTCTTCGCAACGTGCCCGTGGGGGCGGGTCGTCGAAAGGCGAAGCCGCCTTTCGGGCATGGCCTACTTAGCAACAGTTTCTCGGAGGTTTCAGCAAGTGGTGTCCATTTTGATGGGGTGGTAGAGTGGCAGATGGCGGCACAAGGATGTTATCAACATCTTTTTCCGGTGAAGAGACGTAGGAACTCCACCGGTGACTCTTAG